The Corynebacterium vitaeruminis DSM 20294 genome window below encodes:
- a CDS encoding acetyl-CoA C-acetyltransferase, with protein MNTTSRRVAILGGNRTPFARSNREYANASNQDLLTSAIDGLVARYGLQDLELGMVAAGAVIKHSRDFNLTRESVLGSALAPTTPAIDVQQACGTGLAATVLVADGIAAGRYDSALAGGTDTISDAPLAVGDQLRRTLIKLSNARSATARLKLVGSIRPGQLAPEQPANSEPRTGLSMGEHAAITAREFGITREAQDELALASHRNLAAAYEAGFFTDLITPFLGVTRDTNLRADATMESLGKLKPVFGKQDAIDHGAQATMTAGNSTPLTDGASVALLGTEEFAAAHGLTPLAYLVDSETAAVDYIHGPDGLLMAPTYAVPRLLARNGLTLQDFDFYEIHEAFASQVLATTSAWESDEYCRTRLGLDAALGPIDTAKLNVKGSSLAAGHPFAATGARILATAAKTLAENGGGRTLISICAAGGQGITAILEA; from the coding sequence ATGAACACCACGTCTCGTAGAGTCGCCATCCTCGGCGGCAACCGCACCCCCTTCGCGCGCTCCAACCGCGAGTACGCCAACGCGTCCAACCAGGACCTGCTCACCTCCGCCATCGACGGGCTCGTCGCCCGCTACGGCCTCCAGGACCTCGAGCTCGGCATGGTCGCCGCGGGTGCCGTGATCAAGCACTCCCGTGACTTCAACCTCACCCGCGAGTCCGTGCTCGGCTCCGCGCTGGCCCCCACCACCCCGGCGATCGACGTCCAGCAGGCCTGCGGCACGGGGCTGGCCGCCACCGTCCTCGTGGCCGACGGCATCGCCGCTGGCCGCTACGACTCCGCCCTCGCGGGCGGCACCGACACCATCTCCGACGCCCCGCTCGCCGTCGGCGACCAGCTGCGCCGCACGCTCATCAAGCTCTCCAACGCCCGCAGCGCCACCGCGCGCCTGAAGCTCGTGGGCAGCATCCGCCCCGGCCAGCTCGCCCCCGAGCAGCCCGCCAACTCGGAGCCGCGGACGGGGCTATCCATGGGCGAGCACGCCGCCATCACCGCGCGCGAGTTCGGCATCACCCGCGAGGCGCAGGACGAGCTCGCGCTCGCCTCCCACCGCAACCTCGCCGCCGCCTACGAGGCCGGGTTCTTCACCGACCTCATCACCCCCTTCCTCGGCGTCACCAGGGACACCAACCTCCGCGCCGACGCGACGATGGAATCCCTGGGTAAGCTGAAGCCGGTCTTCGGCAAGCAGGACGCCATCGACCACGGCGCGCAGGCCACGATGACCGCCGGCAACTCCACCCCGCTGACCGACGGCGCCTCCGTGGCGCTGCTCGGCACCGAGGAGTTCGCCGCGGCCCACGGGCTTACGCCGCTGGCCTACCTCGTCGACTCCGAGACCGCCGCGGTGGACTACATCCACGGCCCCGACGGGCTGCTCATGGCCCCGACCTACGCGGTCCCCCGCCTCCTGGCCCGCAACGGGCTCACCCTCCAGGACTTCGACTTCTACGAGATCCACGAGGCCTTCGCCTCCCAGGTCCTGGCCACCACCAGCGCGTGGGAGTCCGACGAGTACTGCCGCACCCGCCTCGGCCTCGACGCCGCGCTCGGCCCCATCGACACGGCCAAGCTCAACGTGAAGGGCTCCTCGCTGGCCGCCGGGCACCCGTTCGCCGCCACCGGCGCGCGCATCCTTGCCACCGCTGCGAAGACACTTGCCGAAAACGGCGGCGGCCGCACCCTCATCTCCATCTGCGCCGCGGGCGGCCAGGGCATCACCGCCATCCTCGAGGCCTAG
- a CDS encoding 3-oxoacyl-ACP reductase, translating to MAKAGMLENLINSPVAGKLGVPQGEELRRYAPGQPALDGPAVICGSGRYAADLEGLLAQDYEFISANADTPRAAIVLDATGIGRPEDLHELFDALNPQMRKLRPCARVVVLGITPELLTGPENTDARICQRALEGFTRSLAKELRRGATAQLVYLAPGTELSQAESTLRFLLSGKSAFVDGQVIRVGGAAAPAPESWDKPLVGRLAVVTGSARGIGKTMAEVLARDGASVICVDVPAAGEALTQTANSVKGTALTLDVTDPRAATVIAEHAKARYGRKIDVLVHNAGVTRDKLLVNMDEKMWAMVQNINLVAPVRITEGLIESGQLAENPAIIGVSSIAGIAGNRGQTNYATTKAGMIGLVDSLKDAFAERGGTINAVAPGFIETAMTAAMPTLPREVGRKSCSLKQGGQTIDVAETVAYLAAPSSRAVTGNVIRVCGQSIMGA from the coding sequence ATGGCAAAGGCAGGAATGCTGGAGAACCTCATCAACTCCCCCGTCGCTGGCAAGCTCGGCGTGCCCCAGGGCGAGGAGCTGCGCCGCTACGCCCCGGGCCAGCCCGCCCTCGACGGCCCCGCGGTGATCTGCGGCTCCGGCCGCTACGCGGCGGACCTTGAGGGCCTGCTCGCCCAGGACTACGAGTTCATCTCGGCCAACGCTGACACCCCGCGCGCCGCCATCGTCCTCGACGCCACCGGCATCGGCAGGCCCGAGGACCTCCACGAGCTCTTCGACGCGCTTAACCCCCAGATGCGCAAGCTGCGCCCGTGCGCCCGCGTGGTGGTCCTAGGTATCACCCCTGAGCTGCTCACCGGGCCCGAGAACACGGACGCGCGGATCTGCCAGCGCGCCCTCGAGGGGTTCACGCGCTCGCTGGCCAAGGAGCTGCGCCGCGGCGCCACCGCCCAGCTGGTCTACCTCGCGCCGGGCACTGAGCTTTCCCAGGCCGAGTCGACGCTGCGCTTCCTCCTGTCCGGCAAGTCCGCCTTCGTCGACGGTCAGGTCATCCGGGTCGGCGGGGCAGCGGCCCCCGCCCCCGAGAGCTGGGACAAGCCGCTGGTGGGCAGGCTCGCCGTGGTCACCGGGTCCGCGCGCGGCATCGGAAAGACCATGGCGGAGGTGCTCGCTCGCGACGGCGCGAGCGTGATCTGCGTCGACGTGCCCGCCGCCGGCGAGGCGCTCACCCAGACGGCCAACTCCGTGAAGGGAACCGCCCTCACCCTCGACGTCACCGACCCCCGGGCCGCCACCGTCATCGCCGAGCACGCGAAGGCACGCTACGGGCGCAAGATCGACGTCCTCGTCCACAACGCCGGTGTCACCCGCGACAAGCTGCTGGTCAACATGGACGAAAAGATGTGGGCGATGGTCCAAAACATCAACCTCGTCGCCCCCGTGCGCATCACCGAGGGGCTGATCGAGTCCGGCCAGCTGGCGGAGAACCCCGCGATCATCGGCGTATCCTCCATCGCCGGCATCGCGGGCAACCGCGGCCAGACCAACTACGCCACCACCAAGGCGGGCATGATCGGGCTGGTGGACTCGCTGAAGGACGCCTTCGCCGAGCGCGGCGGCACCATCAATGCCGTGGCCCCCGGCTTCATCGAGACCGCCATGACCGCGGCCATGCCCACCCTACCTAGGGAGGTCGGCCGGAAGTCCTGCTCGCTGAAGCAGGGCGGGCAGACCATCGATGTCGCCGAGACGGTCGCCTACCTCGCCGCGCCCTCGTCCCGCGCCGTTACCGGCAACGTCATCCGCGTCTGCGGCCAGTCGATCATGGGGGCCTAG
- a CDS encoding MaoC family dehydratase, whose amino-acid sequence MEYTTLPAIPALSKEYRTVALDRVPGLGTKRSGKTDHERGFAVEGVRVDPDHLAAYNRAVGFRTTNELPLTYPFVLGFPLVIHTMAAPGFPFAAMGAVHVSNEIEQRRGVGIDEEFTLRAHATNLRAHRKGLLVDMITELLVDGEAVWTQTSTFLGLGARLSSDADLAVKDRGEQRGTRLEAPELPKSQAHTAQWEVTRGDVDAYATASGDKNPVHTSVIGAKAFGFPGVIAHGMFTAAKMLTLLEGRVSGHVRHTVDFARPVVVPARISCWATRTPDGSWQLQVRKAKSPEKLHAHALLEQL is encoded by the coding sequence ATGGAGTACACCACCCTTCCCGCGATCCCGGCCCTGTCCAAGGAGTACCGCACGGTCGCCCTCGACCGGGTCCCCGGCCTCGGCACGAAGCGATCGGGGAAGACCGACCACGAACGCGGTTTCGCCGTCGAGGGCGTGCGGGTCGACCCCGACCACCTGGCCGCCTACAACCGCGCCGTCGGCTTCCGCACGACCAACGAGCTGCCCCTGACCTACCCGTTCGTCCTCGGCTTCCCCCTGGTCATCCACACCATGGCGGCGCCCGGGTTCCCCTTCGCCGCGATGGGAGCGGTGCACGTCTCCAACGAGATCGAGCAGCGCCGCGGAGTCGGCATCGACGAGGAGTTCACCCTCCGCGCCCACGCCACCAACCTCCGCGCGCACCGCAAGGGCCTGCTCGTCGACATGATCACCGAGCTCCTCGTCGACGGCGAGGCCGTGTGGACGCAGACCTCCACCTTCCTCGGCCTCGGCGCCCGGCTCTCCTCGGACGCCGACCTGGCCGTGAAGGACCGCGGCGAGCAGCGCGGCACCCGCCTCGAGGCGCCCGAGCTGCCGAAGAGTCAGGCGCACACCGCACAGTGGGAGGTGACCCGGGGCGACGTCGACGCCTACGCCACGGCCAGCGGCGACAAGAACCCCGTGCACACCAGCGTGATCGGGGCGAAGGCCTTCGGCTTCCCCGGCGTCATCGCCCACGGCATGTTCACCGCCGCGAAGATGCTCACCCTCCTCGAGGGCCGCGTATCCGGGCACGTGCGCCACACCGTGGACTTCGCCCGCCCCGTGGTGGTTCCCGCGCGGATCAGCTGCTGGGCAACCCGCACGCCGGACGGCTCCTGGCAGCTGCAGGTGCGCAAGGCGAAAAGCCCCGAAAAGCTGCACGCGCACGCGCTGCTCGAACAGCTGTAG
- a CDS encoding transporter substrate-binding domain-containing protein: MKKFLTSVLAVGMAVSLAACSATDSSSSSSNAGATGSGVEDGVLTVAMEAAYAPYNWAQPTDANGAVKMKDSELYANGYDVMTAKKIAEANNWKLEIKQLDWDSLIPAVQSGTVDAVIAGQSMTAEREQEVDFAGPYLYADIVVLTKKDSKYASAKGLSDLSGGKVTSQTGTIWYDTLIPQIPNANRQSAAESAPAMLMALETGQVDYVVTDMPTAEGAIVAYPDMQIVDLSGGDNFQVSDEDVNIGVSVRKGNTELKDKIDAYLKTQTKDDFNAQMAEAVKIQPLEHN, translated from the coding sequence ATGAAGAAGTTTCTGACCAGCGTCCTGGCCGTCGGCATGGCGGTGAGCCTCGCGGCCTGCAGCGCCACCGACAGCTCCTCCAGCTCGAGCAACGCGGGCGCGACCGGCTCCGGCGTGGAGGACGGCGTGCTCACCGTCGCCATGGAGGCCGCCTACGCCCCGTACAACTGGGCCCAGCCGACCGATGCCAACGGCGCGGTGAAGATGAAGGACTCGGAGCTCTACGCCAACGGCTACGACGTCATGACCGCCAAGAAGATCGCCGAGGCCAACAACTGGAAGCTCGAGATCAAGCAGCTGGACTGGGATTCCCTCATCCCTGCCGTCCAGTCGGGCACCGTCGACGCCGTCATCGCCGGCCAGTCCATGACCGCCGAGCGCGAGCAGGAGGTCGACTTCGCGGGCCCGTACCTGTACGCCGACATCGTCGTGCTCACCAAGAAGGACAGCAAGTACGCCAGCGCCAAGGGGCTATCCGACCTCTCCGGCGGCAAGGTGACCAGCCAGACCGGCACCATCTGGTACGACACCCTCATCCCGCAGATCCCGAACGCCAACCGTCAGTCCGCCGCCGAGAGCGCGCCGGCCATGCTCATGGCGCTCGAGACGGGCCAGGTCGACTACGTGGTCACCGACATGCCCACCGCCGAGGGCGCCATCGTCGCCTACCCGGACATGCAGATCGTCGACCTCTCTGGCGGCGACAACTTCCAGGTCTCCGACGAGGACGTCAACATCGGCGTGTCCGTGCGCAAGGGCAACACCGAGCTCAAGGACAAGATCGACGCCTACCTCAAGACGCAGACGAAGGACGACTTCAACGCGCAAATGGCCGAGGCCGTGAAGATCCAGCCGCTCGAGCACAACTAG
- a CDS encoding amino acid ABC transporter permease, translated as MLAQLWQDILTLLEDYGPTYGKGILSTLVLAIVATFFGCVIGFVCGMLQTIPHEKTDPVWKRVILWIVRAIIRVYVELFRGTPMILQAVFIFYGLPYFSNNAFQFTNLWAVSIAVVSINTGAYIAESVRGGIFSVDPGQMEGARAIGMTHVQAMRQVVLPQALRNILPQIGNNFIINIKDSSVMFIIGFSEFFSVHRMVSGAVFKYFPSATIEMLGYLTLTLVSSILLRWFERRLDGKDAYELHNAPGAKSEYELMNDDKLVMAAGNYTFPDKAERKGK; from the coding sequence ATGCTGGCACAACTCTGGCAAGACATCCTCACCCTGTTGGAGGACTACGGCCCCACCTACGGCAAGGGCATCCTCAGCACGCTGGTGCTGGCGATCGTGGCCACGTTCTTCGGCTGCGTGATCGGGTTCGTCTGCGGCATGCTGCAGACGATCCCGCACGAGAAGACCGACCCGGTGTGGAAGCGCGTCATCCTGTGGATCGTGCGCGCGATCATCCGCGTCTACGTCGAGCTCTTCCGCGGCACGCCGATGATCCTGCAGGCCGTGTTCATCTTCTACGGCCTGCCGTACTTCTCCAACAACGCGTTCCAGTTCACCAACCTCTGGGCCGTGTCCATCGCCGTGGTGTCCATCAACACCGGCGCCTACATCGCGGAGTCGGTCCGCGGCGGCATCTTCTCCGTCGACCCGGGCCAGATGGAGGGCGCCCGCGCGATCGGCATGACGCACGTCCAGGCGATGCGCCAGGTCGTGCTGCCGCAGGCGCTGCGCAACATCCTCCCGCAGATCGGCAACAACTTCATCATCAACATCAAGGACTCTTCGGTGATGTTCATCATCGGCTTCTCCGAGTTCTTCTCCGTCCACCGCATGGTCTCCGGCGCCGTGTTCAAGTACTTCCCGTCGGCGACGATCGAGATGCTGGGCTACCTGACGCTCACGCTGGTCTCCTCCATCCTCCTGCGCTGGTTCGAGCGCCGCCTGGACGGCAAGGACGCCTACGAGCTGCATAACGCGCCGGGCGCGAAGAGCGAGTACGAGCTGATGAACGACGACAAGCTGGTCATGGCCGCGGGCAACTACACGTTCCCCGACAAGGCCGAGCGAAAGGGCAAGTGA